A window of Seriola aureovittata isolate HTS-2021-v1 ecotype China chromosome 17, ASM2101889v1, whole genome shotgun sequence genomic DNA:
TCAGCACTCTGCGGAGCATCAAGATGGAAATGACCATACCAGGTATAAAGCATCGATTAACACATTTTCATCCATCACCACTATTGCTGTAAATAcgttgtaaaaaataaaaaacctccTGTCAACAGGCTCTTTATACCAGAGGAGAGTCATGGCAGAGCAGAACTTGAACACTAAGCATTTCACCTTGCAGGAAAAGTGAGTAACAACTTTCAGCTTGTATTGTGTAAATGAAGTTCAACattaaataaactattttattaCAACCATATTGTgtcctgctcctctgttttctgGTTTTCCTGCAGGGTGTTCGTGCTTGCGGATCcagctgtgttttctgctccaCTGGAAGCAGCAGTGAGAGCGCACTTGGAGGTATGCAGCTTGTTCAGGGACGCACCAACCACGGAGAAACATCTGATGATACGTGTGCTGCGGGCGGGGCTGGGGACGGCGTGTCAAACCTGCAGACTGGCTCAGGCTCTGGAGGTAAGAAAGTTAAGGAAGTCGCTTGgacaaagtgagagaaaaagttCACCACTTTTGTagctgactgaaatatctcaaaaactatCGGACAAAGTTCCATTAAATttaatacagtatattcctGGTTCTTGCTGTAATTGTTTTGGTAATCCGCTGACTTTTATCACTTTATTATCCtgagaaatatctcaacatttacctccagaggatgaatcctattaatttggtgattccctgacttCTCACCTATTGCCACtatgaggttcacatttgtcGTTTTGCATCCTTCATGTCGTGTCGTATTAGCAATGTTATCATGCACACACGATAAACTACGATGGCATACATGGTAAACCCCAGTTTAACaggatttttatttcatcacagcTGGTGTCTCTTGTGTTATTTTTCAGGCTTTAGGAGACGAATTGGTGGAGAAATATTTTGAGAAAGTAGTGCTCGCTGTGGAGCAGGGTGTAAAGCAGGGCACAGCCTACGCAGCCTGTGCAGCCTATAGGAACCGACTGCAACACATACACGGAGACCTCTTGACCGCTGCTAAAGAAGGTGTGTGTTCTCCACGCTGCTGTTCAAACACACGTTACTACGAGCAGAGATATGGATTCTTAGACAGGATTGTAGCTTTATATCTTTCCACTGTTTCCTCAGAAATATCTGAGACAGATTGCGGCCCTGTGAGCAGCGCGGCGACGTCCTCTCCAGAGATCAAATTCCTCTTGTGGAAAGACGACGAGGATCTATGTGAGTTACAGACACAAAAAACTGCCACTACTTCATGTTTCTGTTACAAGATCCAGGAGTAAATAAATTATAGTCAATGCTGCTGCAGAAATGCACCTTAAATTTTATCTTTCCTGAAGGGAATCTGCTGACAAACTTCACCCTGAGGTCCTGCTCCTACTCCAGCGTTGATGAGCAAGAGGAAGACAAAAGTGGGATAGAGAGATATCTAAAGGAGAGTGACTGTGATGACACAGAGCGGCCTCCAGTCACAGATCCTGCGCCAGCAGTCATGCGGAGAAATGCCTTCAAGAACACAAAGACCGAGATACTGAGTCTCATGATGGAGAAGATCAAAGTGTCTCCAGTTCTTAAGGAAGACCGGCGGTGTCACACAGCACGGGTGGTGGTAATGGGGGACGACCGTGTGCTGGGAAGGCTTAGCAGGGCTCATCGCTCTATACGGTGAGCAGCTGGTTTTCCATGAACGCCAGCTTCCAAATACAGCTGTGGCAAAGTGTGGTGTTTGGTCCTCAggcatgtttctgtgtttccactgtgtgtgtgtgtgtgtgtatgtgtgtgtgtgtgtgtgtgtgtgtgtgtgtgtgtgtgtgtgtgtgtgtgtgcgcctgtgaATGAGAGCGGTGCTCCTGCTTCTCTGTAACGATTTCTACATATTTccccaaaaagaaagagagagtcaaAACATCTCAAGCTGAGCAGGAAACTGAACCTACAGCTGTACTACATTCCAGTCACGGATGTGGAGCCTTCGCCCCGCTCACCTGTGAGTTTCTCAAAGCAGCACAGACTGACTGGTATGAATTTAGAAGACTCTGtatgatagtaataataatattaataataatctgttTTGTGTTCCTAATTGTACGGCCTGTGTCAGGATGGGGGTAGATTGTCTCTCGCCTCTTTATTGGGGAGAGTGGATCCATGGTACAACTGCAACATCAACAGTCTGGGAGCGACCATCTCCAAGCTGGCTGGAAAGGTAACCATCCATGTGTGTGCTAAAGTATATGTGCTAAAAATATGCTAataacacaaagtacagctgaggtcGACCGGTGTCCATAGTGCTAGCATGACTGCTTCACGCACGGGGCAGCAGAAGTCGTGCTCCTCTGACCCCGTCTTCCCTCTGTGATGTCTGTCTACAAGCAGCAGCGCCATGACCACAGCCAGCCATCGGGGGAAAGCCTCTTCCTCCTGGACACCCTGTGCTACTACCTCCGCTGTGGGACGCAGCCCGTTAACCTACCGCTCTATTCTGTTAAGGTACAGGGCAGCTGTCGTGTGTGCTGACATTAAAATTTACCTGGATGCAAATGTCACAGGGCAAGGTTTGTTTTCATATGTCAACAGAAGAACCATATAATTACAGTAACAGGAGCACTGCATATTTATTGTTGAATACATTTACTGTGGTATTGCTACTcttacttaaagctgcactaatccgtaattctttaaattaaaaatggataaaataacCTGACCAGCGATGAGGCCGCtcattacaacaataaaaaaacagataattTTATAACCTGGTGAGCACTGAACAGTGTACAGaaaaagttagcagctagctggtaAAAAAAGCTGAACATCTAGCAggtaaagagccagatattttgactttaaagcag
This region includes:
- the pik3r6b gene encoding phosphoinositide 3-kinase regulatory subunit 6 → MAEQNLNTKHFTLQEKVFVLADPAVFSAPLEAAVRAHLEVCSLFRDAPTTEKHLMIRVLRAGLGTACQTCRLAQALEALGDELVEKYFEKVVLAVEQGVKQGTAYAACAAYRNRLQHIHGDLLTAAKEEISETDCGPVSSAATSSPEIKFLLWKDDEDLWNLLTNFTLRSCSYSSVDEQEEDKSGIERYLKESDCDDTERPPVTDPAPAVMRRNAFKNTKTEILSLMMEKIKVSPVLKEDRRCHTARVVVMGDDRVLGRLSRAHRSIRKRESKHLKLSRKLNLQLYYIPVTDVEPSPRSPDGGRLSLASLLGRVDPWYNCNINSLGATISKLAGKQRHDHSQPSGESLFLLDTLCYYLRCGTQPVNLPLYSVKLTRSTCDETSAVEEVFVSHLEADIPEFRHLKEGFTKERSEQRKKATVEMFGAVITVSYTKTSLSKREVVKGEAPMTCGVVITSEPAAGTTGENFLTVSFDSVNPGHNTKIQTQNITIGTMEHRTLSVCLDKDPRRTYTDVQRIEICPCLDPGCNIRSRFSVSKERELTLSKYLDKVLSLPINTFTGVAV